One segment of Mycoplasmopsis glycophila DNA contains the following:
- a CDS encoding class I SAM-dependent methyltransferase, which translates to MKKLVIWGLFDDANRCYYHSLKDKYEIHSIGINKKNEENYHQLNLSILNDDLFNELDKLPKPDIILASPPCNSWSKADTNTMFVEKIDVSGDKANIQLKTFEFYDKHNIAAPKTKIRNPVSKAKLFLNGFSTALSTIEIIKHYKPKYFAIENPYQSNIWKILEIFNFSPKHILNRTMYSHYDEEFTNKPTIFLSNINLNLKWDKPEKNGKNLNRFSRKDRSNIPKSLIQEIIMKFENDSKLN; encoded by the coding sequence ATGAAAAAGCTAGTTATATGGGGTCTTTTTGACGATGCGAACAGATGTTATTATCACAGTTTAAAAGATAAATATGAAATTCATAGCATTGGAATAAACAAAAAAAATGAAGAGAATTATCACCAACTTAATTTATCTATTTTAAATGACGATTTATTTAATGAACTTGATAAATTACCAAAACCAGACATCATTTTAGCTTCACCACCTTGTAATAGTTGGAGTAAAGCAGATACAAACACAATGTTTGTTGAAAAAATTGATGTTAGTGGTGATAAAGCAAATATTCAGTTAAAGACTTTTGAATTTTATGATAAACACAACATAGCAGCACCAAAAACCAAAATTAGAAACCCCGTTTCAAAAGCAAAGTTATTTTTAAATGGTTTTAGCACAGCACTTTCAACGATTGAAATTATTAAGCATTATAAACCAAAATATTTTGCTATTGAAAACCCTTACCAAAGTAATATTTGAAAAATATTAGAGATTTTCAATTTTAGTCCAAAACATATTCTTAATCGTACAATGTATAGTCATTATGACGAAGAATTTACAAATAAACCAACTATCTTTTTATCAAACATTAATTTAAATTTGAAATGAGATAAACCTGAAAAGAACGGAAAAAATCTCAATAGATTTTCAAGAAAAGATAGAAGTAATATACCTAAAAGTCTTATTCAAGAAATAATTATGAAATTTGAAAATGATAGCAAATTAAACTAA